The genomic interval TCCTTGGGCGTCCACTGCAGATTTACCACGCAAATCTTGGCGCGCTGCCTCTGCGGCTTGTCCATCTGCCAGAGCCATGTGTATTTTTTAAGCACTTTCAGACTAGAGCCCAAACAGAGTATAACATCCGCTCGCTCCGCATGCTGCGTGGCCCCATCCCAGTTCAGGGGCCACTTCACATTGCCTCGCTCACCAAAGTGCACGATGGTATCGTAGAGCGGCTCCGAACACCTGTGGCATAGCCGATGCGTCTTATGGCAGTAGCGTGCCGTCATCTCGGTCACGTCGAATTGGCGCCAATAGACTGCATTCGGTTTGCAGTGCTTGCACACCTCCACATACATGTTACCATGTATTTCGGAAAGCGAATGTCGCGGCAGGCCGGAGCGCAGGTGCAAGCCATCGCAGTTCTGCGAGACAACGTGCCGCAGCAGGCGGCGCCGATGCAGCTCATAGAGGGCCATATGCGTATAGGTGGGATTGGCGCTGGACAGATCATGCTCACCAATATCCTTGCCCTTCTGAAGCAGGGTCCAGATGCCCTTGCTGCCACGATAATCGGGAATCAGAGCAGAAGTGCTGATGCCGGCACccgtataacatattaaatgCTTTGCTTGCGATATGATATTAGCCAGCTGCTCGACCTTAGCCTCGATTACGTGCGGCTCGTCCTCCTTCTCGACAACCCGCTCTTTGTATATCTCAATGCGCTCCTTGCGCTTCTTTGTCGTTTTCACAATATCCGGATGCTTTTCCAAAAATTGACGATCCTCGGCGGTGCGCAGCGAGTCGCATTTGCGTAAAATCAGCGAGACCTGCaccagttttatttatattagtgCCAATCAATAATGCATGCTCTTATAGTACGTACATTCAtacttatacatatgtatgtatgtatatataaatattcacatGCAAGTCACAAacgacgcacacacacacacacagacatacaccCGCACATGTTCGTTAATTACCTTTCGCATGGCATCCTTTCGTCGCCGTTTCTCATTATCTTTCTTAGCCGGATTCATTTTGGCTCGCGTCTTATATGACTGGACCGGATCGGACATAACTGGCTGCAGCTCGTCGGGCTCCATGTTCATACCTAAGCTATTAGATTTTGGACTCAATtctacatacatgtgtatgaaTGTGCGTCGCAAACGCACGTTAAAAAGGGAAAGGAATTAACGCGCAGCGCAGTTGCAGCGCTGTTTTGGATAGCAGCACATTagttttatttgatatttagtTAATCGGTTACATTTTATGTGTGGCAGTTTTATCGACCTCTTGGCGCGTGTTATACTTGTTATTTTTCCACAACTGTAATTaatgttgttcttttttttttttttttttttttttgtaaacaaCAATAGTGATGGGCGATATTTGGTGTTGTCACTGGTACTCTATAGTAGCGAATCACGCTGACACATTACAAGTACCAAAACTTCAGTGCCTCAACTGTGATAAATACTAGcgcaatttatatttaataaaaacttatttatacAATGACGAAATCACATAAACTTTaattaatgtttttaattatccATTTCACAACATTGGTGTGACTGTGTTTCTTAAGAATTAGTGCTCGGTTCATCACTAAGAACAGCCTTGCCAGAtcgttaaaaataaaaacaaggcGAATTTAAATCGCGCAAACGTATGCTACTTTTTGCATGTTACATTAAGTAAATGCTAGTTATTAGCCATAATTTGCCTAATCCAATCTAAATAGTAATGTACACGCGTATAAATACTGGGAATCTTAGGTGTACCGCAGGATATGCCTGCCGATGTAATACCCATCACGTGGTACATACAAGGATATTCCTTGTGGTACACAAGAATTGGTCCACCTGAGTCGCCATTACAGGTGTCCATTGCCTTTGAAGAGCCCACGCACATTTGGCTAACCGGCTCGAATCCGTGTGGATAGTCCTCGCTACGTTCAATGACTCTGCGACATATCTGGATACATAGAGGTATTATTTCCAATACAAGCACACAACAGTTAATCTTACCTCATCTGCAATACGATCCAATTTTACTTTTAGCAGTTTGCGCGATGATTTGCCCGCTAAGCTAGTGCTGCCCCAACCCACAGCTATAAAGGAGTCCAAGTTTTCGCCATTCTCGAAGGGCAGGCATGCAGGATGCTTGTATCTATCGAATTGAACAGGCTCTGCCAGTTTAATAATTCCAATATCATTGTATAGGTCCGAGCTCGTAAACTGAGGATGGCGAAAGTAGTCAGCCACAGCGTAGTTCTTGGGCGACGCATCCTCGTGATCATTATCCAAATCCAGATCGCCCAAGCGAACCACATTTACCTCGCCCCTGAGCAAAGTAAGTTCTATGTGAATAACGCACTCTATGTCCACAATTACTTACTGTTCCGACTCAAGGCAATGGGCGGCGGTCAGCACCAATTTATTACTGATGAGTGTGCCGCCGCAAAACCAATCAATCGTGCCCAGCTTCTGATGGCGGTGTCCCAGGCGCGCCATATGGGGAAACTCCTTGGGATCGGCGGGCTGCCCGCCGACAATCAGTGGCGTATATGTGAGACAATTATCGATTGTCTCGTACATGATGGGCGCATTGCGAAACAGAAAGCTGTAGCCCACCTGCTCCTCAAAGACGGCCTTCTTCAAGCTGGTGCAGGCTGTCGATGCGAGAGCAGCTTGAACAAACATCGCAACATGATGATCGTATGGGCTACTTACAGCTGACAATTTGGTTGTGTTGCGCCAAGATCTGATGGAATGGCTGCAGACCCAGTACAAGAAGcagcacatatatacacattttcaattttaatttgtttatcaaacacACAATTGGCACGTTGTCAACCGGTTTGCCGATAACAAACGCCTCGAACTTGGCAGCAGACTAAAACCGCGCTCTCTGGACAGGTTTATAGTTGCCtaacacccgcacacacacacacacacacacacacttctgGAGCTGTGGGATAGGGCTGACCAGTGATCAGTAATCAGCTGATTGGCATGTCTTCGTCAGATGCCTTTTATAGAAAACAATTGCTAGATCGATttgttgcgcatacgccgtgttGACCCACTGAAGggtcaaatttaattattccCAGTATCGATTCAATTGAATtgtcaattaaaatgttgtaaatCCCGGTTAAGCCAATGCTATATCTTGTTTCCACGAATCTCAAGATATATTTGCAATCGTCTGCTTAATCCAATCCAAGTAGGCATGCACACGCGTATATAGACTCGGCAGGTTGGGCGTGCCGCAGCCAAATCCTGTTGAAGTGATGCCCATGACATGATGCATGCACGGATACTCCTCATGATAGATCAACACAGGACCGCCAGAGTCACCGCTGCAGGTATCGTTGGTGTCAGTGGAGCCAATGCACATCTGTGTGCTCGCATTAAAACCATTGGGCAGGTTAACAATATCGTCAATCTCTGGACATTTCAAATGAAATCCTTCGAGCTTTGCCTTTCTCAATTTGCTGGAATCCGTGCCGGCAAATGTGGTCTGACCCCAGCCGGTGGCAACGAAGCTGTCATAGCGATTGCCATCATTGaatggcaggcaggcaggatGCTTATATACGCTGAAACGGACACCACGATCCAATTCAATGAGCGCTATATCATTATACATTATTGGGTACTTGTAGCTCGGATGCTCCGTCGTGTTGCGCACACCAAAGTCTTCGGGCTGTGCATCATCCTTGTCGCTGTCAAAGTCCAGCTCTCCCAGGCGCACTACATTGACAGCACCGCTGCAATTGGAGTCACTTAGAGTTAGCCAAGGATTTGAGGAGTCCCCCATTACCCATTACCTTGGCGAGTAGAGGCAGTGAGCTGCAGTGAGCACCAGGCGATTGCTTATCAAGGTGCCTCCACAGAACCAGCTAGTTTTATTGTCGCCGTTGCGATTACCCAAGCGCGCCATATGCGGGAATTCCTTTGGTTCCGCTATCTGGCCACCGGATATCAGCGGCGTGTAACTGTGGCACGTGTCCAAGCTCTTATTAATGATGGGTGCGTCATGCAACAGAAAACTGTAGCCATCCTGCAGATCAAAGACGCTCTTCTTGTACCGGGTGCAAGCTGTtagagagacaaagagagtgagagagagagagtgagagagagagacattAGCCAGAATATATATGTGGGCGTGCTTACAGCTGACTATATCCGAATCTTGGGCAAATATCAAACGCTTGGTCAAGTTGAAAATCAGCAACCTCAGCCCAAACGCTTTCCATTGAAAAGCGCTTTTCCAATAGTTCTTGATTTGCATGTTTAAAGCGCAGCCGCTAATTACACCCGACTCCAAACTGGGTGCACGCCCAACTGCATAGAGAACATGGAGAGATTTTTCTGATTTGAGCATTTTGATTTcagaaaatgtaaatatacaaAGCGCACTCTCGTTAGATGATAAGAtcttgtatatacatatgtatatgggcATGCGATTGGTTGTTtatattcatttgttttcataaTTTCGATCGTACAGGCAGTGGGATTTCCCACAGTATATGAATAGAATATGCAAAGCGCCAATTTCTTGCTAAGccaataattgcaaaataattcttaaaaataataatgccgTGCTGCACTGTTAGAgtttattaaatacaaatattcagTTGCTGTTTGCAATCTCCTGCTTGATCCAATCCAAGTAAGAATGCACGCGCGTATAGATACTGGGCACATTGCCTGTGTCGCAGCCAATGCCTACTGAAGTGACGCCCATGACATGGTACATGCACGGATACTCATCATGGTAGTTCAAGACCGGACCGCCGGAGTCGCCATTGCAGGTGTCCCTGTTCTCTGGGGAACCAATGCAGAGCATTGTGCTCACATTGTAGCCATTGGGCAGCTCCATTAAATTGGTGGTTGTGAGGCATTCGTTGCCAAAGTTCTTAAGCTGCACTTTAAGCAGCTTTGTGGACTCTTTGCTGGCGGCAAATCTCTGTTGGCCCCAACCAATGGCAATGAAATTCTCGCTGCCTTGGCCATCATGGAAGGGCAGGCAAGCAGGATGCTTGTAAACGTTAAAACTGACAGCACGATCTAGTTGCAACAGGGCGATATCATTATAGAGAATCGTATAATTGTAGTCCGGATGCTCGATTATCTTTTGCACACCAAAGTCCTCGGGCTGTGCATCATCCTTATCGCTGGCAAAGTCCAATTCACCCAAGCGCACTACATTGACTGCACCACtacagcaaaaaagaaaaagaaaagattaaaacaaaagtagtgccaataaatttgttttcattacaCACTTTGGCGAGTAGAGACAATGGGCTGCGGTAAGCACCAAGCGCTTGCTTATCAAAGTGCCGCCGCAGAGCCACTTGGTTTTATTGCTATTGTCGCGATTGCCCAAACGAGCCATGTGTGGGAATTCCTTGGGTTCGGCGGGTGTACCGCCGACTATTAGCGGCCGAGAGCCATGACAGGAATCAATAGTCTCCCATTGAACAGGCGCATTTGCGAATAAGAAACTGAACGGTACTCGCTCCTCGAAGATGTCGCGCTTCAATTGCGTGCAAGCTGCAAATATCAAGTGTTGCTTAGTTTATACAAAGATATCAGATAACAATATTTACACTGCTTTAGTGCTGGATCCGGATCTTGGCCGAGTGCAAAAGACACCTGCACCACAATAGTAAGCAACACACAAGCAGCTTTGATCAGTGCCATTTTAATATCAGCATCAGTTGTTTTGCGACACTTTGAACTTTATTTAAACAAGATTCGAGAGCGACTGATCAATACGAGTCGAAACAATTGATCAACTCGCTGAATGATACGCTGGCGAGCTAAAGTATTTTCATAGTTCTCTCGGGCTCTCTCAAAGCTGTCGTGTTTGGAGCCATATCGCCTATACCATGCATTGGTATGGTCCCAATCAGATCTTATGTGTAAGCTTATTAATgtacgcacacatacaaagtttttaaaaattattaaacaagGTCTTAAGTTATGATTACGATTATACACCATGCTTAAAAGCAGTTCGCATCAGTTGAAATGTATGCCAGCCGAATTGAAAGCCAACAAGAGGCGCATAAACTCATCAATGTCCATAGATCGGGCACGTGAGCCGCTTACACCCTGTTCCTCCAGTATGCTCATGACCTTCTCCTGCATGTTAAAGTTTTCCTCAACTtgctaaaaattaataaaaacaaaaattaaaacagacTCAGTTAATCATTTAAAGCGTGAACCCACCTCATTCCTTAACGAACGATACAATTTGTAGTTCTTGTCCAGCATTTCAATCACAGAGTTCACTTTGAAGGTTGCCGCtagcgttttgtttttgcgcaaAAATGCTATGCGGGTTAGACCATCCCATTCGGTAAAATTAACGGGCGGCGGTGGATTCTTTGGCTCCAGACGCACCACACTCGACTCCACCTTGGGCGGCGgcttgaaattattttttcccACCTTCATTAACATGTCTACACGTGCCAACAACTGTGTATTGATGCTCAAACGGCAGTAGAGCTTGTCGCCCGGCTTGGCCACCAGACGTTGTGCAAACTCACGCTGGAACATCAGTACCGCGCAGCGAAACAGAGGACGATGAAGCAACAATTTGAAGATTAATGGCGAACTAATCTGGTAGGGTACGTTGGCTATGCACAGATCGAAGAATGGCAGATCTGCCTTCAAAAAATCTCCAATTAGCACCTGTAGTTTCGGCTGCAAAGGTGTCGCCTGTACACGCTTCTGCAGCTCCGCGGCAAGACGTGTGTCAATTTCGCAGGCAATAACCTTTTTGGCACGCTCCAGCATGCGCACAGTCATGTTGCCCGTGCCGGGACCGATTTCCAGCACCACATCGGTGGCTCGCAGTGCAGCCTTCTCCAGCATCGTAGTTATGACCAAGGGATTCTTTAATATGTGCTGTCCAAAATCCTTGTTGAACACAATGCCTGTAAAGCAATTGCTTATGCACTTGTTAGGGGAAttttacacatacatatatacacttaCCTTGCTTTTGCACCTCATTGTGTATGCggcttttcttttctgtttttacttttggcatttttaagGTGAATATATGCAGTTAGTGCTGCTgcaatattaatttgttttgcttcgTCTGATTTTTGGGTGCCATGTGCGCGGTTCAGAGTTGCATGCACTTCTGGCGTTGCCAGATCGCCTGTTGGCGCGCTTTTAATGTACAcgttatttttaaaaacaagaattgaattaaaagccgttaatacatttgtatctttatttattaattagaTCTCATTAAATCTTTACTTaacattaaaaatcaattttagtAATTTAGTATTCTTTGGTTATCTTTCCTCACATCATCTTACATTTTGTTACCATTTATTTAGTTGCTCACTGTCTTCCCTTAGTACATTTTTTTACAACATATCAACTGTTGGCTTTATGACTTTTTGTagcttatttattcttttctttaaacatattcttaaacattatttatccttttttttctttttcttttttttgtcaacaaattGTTGTCGGGCTTGGTTTTCTAAAtactttttcattttgtttaatattctTTCAGTGAGTAGTttctattttcatattttgtttgtcttaCATCAGTTAACGATTTAATATTCGcaattttgctttttgttattttattaaatgatGTCTGTGTATAGAATCTAAATTGCAGAAGGTACATGGAAAGGTGAATCTGTAGGCGTGGCATATGACTGTGGGTATGCATATAGTAACTAAATCGATATTACAAAATGGTTCAAGCGAATCCAATTGTTTTAGTCACAATTTATTggttattaaattttatagaTAGCTTCAGTATGCTCGGCAcaaagcatttaaaatattgaaatctgTAAAGCTGGCAACGGCATGTCAATTGTGCTTGCTTCCTTTTAAGCAGAACTAGGCTTCAAATAAGTTGAACATCTTTACAGTCAACATACATAGCTCTGCTGTGGATGAGCAGTGGATGCACTCAGTGGTTCTTCTTCTTGGAAATGCAGTAGTTAGCCAGACAGAAGAAGTTGTTACAATTTAGACTGTAGTTAAATTTTGTTCTACACTGCGCCATGTTCTCGATTTGTTGCAAATATTGGTTTAATGAGCTTACAGCTAACATCCCGTTTTCAACTTGTTctgtttgattatttttttgtttttgtttttcgatttttattaatattttttattcaggTTACGCGTTacatttggttttgttttttgtttctttttcacAATGCGCTTCAGCTGCTGCCCCTTCAGTTCGGTAACAACCAAcagttttgtttctttttttttttttgtattttgtttgcttgttccTCGAGCGAGGCGGTTTCATGGGTATAAACTAATGTATGTATGGCTGGCTGGATCCGTATATAAATTTGTGATAATCTGTTGTTTTTACAACTGCAATGTCGAACTCTTTAGTTGCATCTATATAATTTTGTAGATATCTTTAACATTTGTCCTGCcttcattttgttttagtaAAATGCTGTTTTGAGAATACTTGAGGTTAACATTTAAATGGGTAACTAGCGCTTGCGCTCTGCTTactatttcatattattattacacaTTTGGGTTTGTTATCATTACATACAAAGTTTTATcttgtttatgtatattttatgttttttttttttttagttaacaATGTTGCTTATAATTAGTATTCTTTGCTATATACTGCCAtttgttgcatacaaatttATCAAACTTAGTACTCGGCAAACAATTTGCGCTACTGTAAATGCAGCACAAGAATAGTGAGGATCACTTtcaaaatacaatattttacttgctctcaaatcaacaaaaataaaagcaaggTTTACAAAAAACATTCAACATCGATCGTTACACAAATGAAACTAACAAATTTCGATGCCATATTTATAACTGAGCCCATTGCGAAGTTCCGCTGCAGTTAAAATGGTTTctatttgttggcttttttggtttgtatatttttttcatgtttgcaaattgtatttgtgtttcgAGTCTTTGGTTTTAAAAtcaacacatatatatttattatttaatattggtATTCATGACATACATTATCTCtgtttttgatatatatatatatatatttatataatataatttgttctgttttgttgcctggtttttgttttacagTTTTAACTGTATATTTTCCATATACTAGATTAATtctatgcacatatatacatgtatatatatgtatttaattatttgtagtAATGTattgttaattatatatatgcatgtatatacatatatatgttcatatatacatatatatatatacatatacatatattctccAACTTATAGGctaaacacattttgttttgtatttgtagtTTGTGttccataaaatatatatgacttTAGAAATGTTTTGGTTTTACTTTAAAGTTTGTTCTCATTTTACGACTAAGCTTAGtttcatttaattagttttattgtttaattttctgcATTTGTTTAGCTcggtttgtttgtgtgtgtgtgtgtgtgttttggtgTATGTGTTAAcgtatttgtttaattttggcttaattgtttttccttttaatttgttcatgttataatattatatttatatgtataacaataagttaattttaaaataatatcgCTTTAATACTTGAGAAGGAAATTGTGCAACATTTCGAATACGCATAAAGttctttaaatgtttttatcgTATTTTCTTGTGTATACAGACGGCTTGTTGTATTGGCTGTTGTGACATTCTCTTGAGATTCGCGTAGGAGCAAGTGCCTCGCTGTTGCGAGTTATCTGCATTTGGGTGCGATTCCGgcacattaataaataaaaaactaataacaaAAAGCATGGCGCTGCATTTGCAACATTGACTAGATCAGGGCATATTTTTGGCAAtagttcttttctttttggtggAGGGGAGGATAAGATTTGATAAGCTGCAAAAATAGCACCTTGCTTTGAGAGGATTTGAGCATTAACACGAGCAATAGCAAATGATTTGAAAAAGATGGACAGTGcgataaataacataaaaaaatctTTACAATACTTTGCCTGCGTGTCTCTGTgtgcgttgtgtgtgtgtgtgtgtgtgtgttcgtgtttGTATACAATTTAGAGTTAGTTGTTTATTGGCACTGGTCGTAGTTGACGACTGTAGGATCCCCAACGCATATGTGTAATAGTTACAGTAGATATTATCatttctatctatatataactTGCGATTCTcagcttttctttttgcatttgctaGTCGTTATTCCTTTATAGAGCTACGCTTTTGTAATTTCCAACAGACaacttaaaacaaataaacagacaaCTTATAAAAAAGACGACAACTGGAAACAGACAACAATAAAGCGTTCATAAAGTGTTCAACGGAAGCAAATTTTAGGTTCATGTGCTAGGGAGATAAGCTAGGGCTAGGAATAGGCTAAGAGATTAGCATTGGGCTACATCTAATTAAAAACCTGGCAACGAATTGCCCTGTGCTTTTTCTTTCGACTGATCCAGTTTGCTGGTTTATTTCCCGCCAAAACTAAGCGCATATCCAATCCAATAATCCAACGGTCGCCGTTTTAAAACACCTTGCGCTCTGGCCCGAACTTGGGATTGACAAATGAGAAGCCGGCGAACTCATCCTGATTGATGCAACGTATGACATCATTACCAATTGGTGTTAGCACCGGCTCCTCTTTGGTGAATTCGGCATCGAAATTGTTGGCATCACGTGggtttttctatatataaaaacaaacaagatgAATAAGATTTTCAGTAAATTTTACCTAATATGTACCATTTTAGGTCGGAATGGTGGCTTTATGTTTCGCTTCTCCAGTTCCTTCCAGTCGAGTTTATTGAAGAATGCATGTTTGCGGATTTCATTCTCATCGCCTGTGCAGCCTAAACGCTGTTCTGGATTCTTGGTGAGAAAACCTAGAATTATAATTGGTTATATATTAACAGATTTGATTATATGAAAGCTCGAAGTTAACCTTTTAATATGGACACGGCTTCGCGAGACAACCATACAGGGTAGAGCACATCGTCATGCATAATGGAGTCAAAAAGCTCATCTTCATTATCAGCCTCAAACGGCGGCTGACCAGCCATCATTTCGTACATGAGTACGCCCAACGCCCACCAGTCAACGGATGCGCCGTACTCCTGTTCCTTGAGAATTTCGGGGGCTATGTAGTCGGGTGTGCCACAGAAGGTCGTTGTCAGCATGCCGTTCATTATGCCCTCCTTACACATGCCAAAGTCAGCTAGTTTACAGTGCCCCTCCTGGTCAAGCAGAATGTTGTCCAGCTTCAGATCGCGATAGATAACGCCGTGAGTGTGTAAAAATTGCAGGGCAAGCGTCACCTCGGCGGCATAGAAAGCGGCACGGGCGGCCTCAAAGCGACGCGCCTTCTGTATTTGAAACATCAGATCGCCACCGTTTACGTATTCCATGACAAAGAACAAACGGTCCGGAGTCTGAAAACACGAATGCAGCGCCGTGAGGAACGGATGATTGGCGGCTAGAGCCAGGATGCGTTTTTCGGTCATTGTGCAGTCAACATCGTCATCCTGTATAATGGCATCCTTCTTCAACACCTTAATAGCATAGATCTCATCGGTGCCCTTCTTCTCGGCCAGCATCACCTTGCCAAAGGAGCCCTTGCCCAGCACCTTGATAAAGTTAAAGTCCAGCAGCGAGCACTTGCCTGGCCGTGAATCTCCTCCGCCCACAGCTAAGCtcatgcagctgctgctgttgtagccGCTAGTCAGCGTAGTCGTTGAGGTGGCCAAGCCTTCGGCTGACATGGTGCCACTGCGAAATGAGGCGCCTGGCATATTATCGCCCCCCTCGCAGCCTAGCGAAGCGCCATAATTGTCTTCGCCACCCGGTTGACTCAAGTATTTGGAGCGGCGCGGCTGCTGGCCCTGCTTGTCCGGTGAAATGCCCAGTGAGCTGAGTATCTCGGCCATTTGCTTGGTATTGATGCCGCACGTGTTGGCCACATTCTTTTGGCACCGCTTGTGGACGTTCATGTAACATGTCTCGCACTGTAGGCCCTGCTTAATGAGTCCATAGAGCAACGAACCGCAGTGATCGCAGAATGTGAAACGCTTGTAACTATGCACCACAAACCGATGTGGCACATTCACATTGAACCGCTGCCCGGCCGGCACCACTTCCACTTTGGCTTGCTGCAAATGTAAATAgataacattaaaaattgcttTTAGTTTGAATATAGCCATTTCTGTACTTACCTCTTCGCGCATGCCAGGACATTTGGAGACCACAGACAGATGGCATTTTTTATGTACAACTAAGGTGCAAACTATAAATGATTAGACCAAAATATAATCTCATTAATCTGACAGTTAATTAATGATTTTATTCATGAACTTGCAAGCTGCACGACTCATCATCCTCAGCATTTGAGGTGAAGTGCAGGATAATTCAAGTCATAGCAGTGCAGTACACTATGCAATATTTACAAATCtacttttaaaataattaatttgatttacaCATTCAAAAGGTTAGACACACTGAGCAAATTAGCATATTCGATTAACTTTGTCAcataacaacaaattatatGCGTGTAAGGGTAGGTATATGTATGTTGGTTTATATTTTGTGTCatatttcaaatgcaaattagtTTCCTTAATTTAATGGACAGCAAAAGAACTGTTTAATCACATGTGTATAACTGTGCAGATGTTGCTTGTGCCGTGCAAATTGTCAAAATCAATAATCATATTTAATTGCCTCGAGTGCTTAAGCAGTcagtaaacaataaaaacttcCGGAACGGACACTTCCACAAAGCTTATAAGATTTTTGaggttttaaaatataaaatgaaataaaaaaattcgataaaatctatttaatatttggTTTGTATAAAAGAGCATCTGCATTGTAGAATTcgaatcaaaaacaaaagtaatttgtaaaatatatttagaaaCTCATCGGAGAATTtgaatctttatatatatatactattatgatcatatatattattattactggCATAGATGCAGAGGATCACGCGATTGCGATTGGGTAAACGCACAAGTTGCGTAGGGAAATCATTTTCGAATACAACTCAGGCACAATTTTGCATGAACTAATTGAGCTAATcctttaaaagaaaaaagtcgTCTACTTCTTTAAGTCTTGTACATTGTTAACttcaataaacaaacattttctaGTATATCCGTAGTAGAGGCATTTTAATTGTAGCAcacatataattttatttaagaatttttagacaatgagaaaacaaatttatgccACGATTCGACATGAACTCCAATtacatataatacaaatatatttgtacacAATTAAGTGCTATATGAATTTCTGTTAAATGAGATAATGGTAGACGCTTATGTGATCCT from Drosophila virilis strain 15010-1051.87 chromosome 2, Dvir_AGI_RSII-ME, whole genome shotgun sequence carries:
- the Pkc98E gene encoding protein kinase C isoform X1 produces the protein MFTGKLQIKVCEASGLRPTDFQKRHNLTFGKLADEQLIDPYVSIDVDESHFDRSTTRPKTFDPVWNEQFVHDVTNARNINLTVFHDAALPPDDFVANCIIPFEDLMQSESGVPDLWINLEPQGKIHVIIELKNRNGRHEHYDQAKADAEVEQTVAVNKEFKERAGFNRRRGAMRRRVHQVNGHKFMATFLRQPTFCSHCREFIWGIGKQGYQCQVCTLVVHKKCHLSVVSKCPGMREEQAKVEVVPAGQRFNVNVPHRFVVHSYKRFTFCDHCGSLLYGLIKQGLQCETCYMNVHKRCQKNVANTCGINTKQMAEILSSLGISPDKQGQQPRRSKYLSQPGGEDNYGASLGCEGGDNMPGASFRSGTMSAEGLATSTTTLTSGYNSSSCMSLAVGGGDSRPGKCSLLDFNFIKVLGKGSFGKVMLAEKKGTDEIYAIKVLKKDAIIQDDDVDCTMTEKRILALAANHPFLTALHSCFQTPDRLFFVMEYVNGGDLMFQIQKARRFEAARAAFYAAEVTLALQFLHTHGVIYRDLKLDNILLDQEGHCKLADFGMCKEGIMNGMLTTTFCGTPDYIAPEILKEQEYGASVDWWALGVLMYEMMAGQPPFEADNEDELFDSIMHDDVLYPVWLSREAVSILKGFLTKNPEQRLGCTGDENEIRKHAFFNKLDWKELEKRNIKPPFRPKMKNPRDANNFDAEFTKEEPVLTPIGNDVIRCINQDEFAGFSFVNPKFGPERKVF
- the Pkc98E gene encoding protein kinase C isoform X2 translates to MFTGKLQIKVCEASGLRPTDFQKRHNLTFGKLADEQLIDPYVSIDVDESHFDRSTTRPKTFDPVWNEQFVHDVTNARNINLTVFHDAALPPDDFVANCIIPFEDLMQSESGVPDLWINLEPQGKIHVIIELKNRNDQAKADAEVEQTVAVNKEFKERAGFNRRRGAMRRRVHQVNGHKFMATFLRQPTFCSHCREFIWGIGKQGYQCQVCTLVVHKKCHLSVVSKCPGMREEQAKVEVVPAGQRFNVNVPHRFVVHSYKRFTFCDHCGSLLYGLIKQGLQCETCYMNVHKRCQKNVANTCGINTKQMAEILSSLGISPDKQGQQPRRSKYLSQPGGEDNYGASLGCEGGDNMPGASFRSGTMSAEGLATSTTTLTSGYNSSSCMSLAVGGGDSRPGKCSLLDFNFIKVLGKGSFGKVMLAEKKGTDEIYAIKVLKKDAIIQDDDVDCTMTEKRILALAANHPFLTALHSCFQTPDRLFFVMEYVNGGDLMFQIQKARRFEAARAAFYAAEVTLALQFLHTHGVIYRDLKLDNILLDQEGHCKLADFGMCKEGIMNGMLTTTFCGTPDYIAPEILKEQEYGASVDWWALGVLMYEMMAGQPPFEADNEDELFDSIMHDDVLYPVWLSREAVSILKGFLTKNPEQRLGCTGDENEIRKHAFFNKLDWKELEKRNIKPPFRPKMKNPRDANNFDAEFTKEEPVLTPIGNDVIRCINQDEFAGFSFVNPKFGPERKVF
- the Pkc98E gene encoding protein kinase C isoform X3, which gives rise to MVGMSIMIKLKRMPRWSRLLPLTRSSKNAPGSIDAVALCAVVCIRLTGTSLWPRFCVSQPSVHIVASLFVCTLVVHKKCHLSVVSKCPGMREEQAKVEVVPAGQRFNVNVPHRFVVHSYKRFTFCDHCGSLLYGLIKQGLQCETCYMNVHKRCQKNVANTCGINTKQMAEILSSLGISPDKQGQQPRRSKYLSQPGGEDNYGASLGCEGGDNMPGASFRSGTMSAEGLATSTTTLTSGYNSSSCMSLAVGGGDSRPGKCSLLDFNFIKVLGKGSFGKVMLAEKKGTDEIYAIKVLKKDAIIQDDDVDCTMTEKRILALAANHPFLTALHSCFQTPDRLFFVMEYVNGGDLMFQIQKARRFEAARAAFYAAEVTLALQFLHTHGVIYRDLKLDNILLDQEGHCKLADFGMCKEGIMNGMLTTTFCGTPDYIAPEILKEQEYGASVDWWALGVLMYEMMAGQPPFEADNEDELFDSIMHDDVLYPVWLSREAVSILKGFLTKNPEQRLGCTGDENEIRKHAFFNKLDWKELEKRNIKPPFRPKMKNPRDANNFDAEFTKEEPVLTPIGNDVIRCINQDEFAGFSFVNPKFGPERKVF